Below is a window of Ruegeria sp. THAF33 DNA.
TGGCGACGGAACGATCCTGCGCACGCTACAGGACCCGCAAGGCCGCTTGGGCATCACGACCGGCGGAAAGATCGCAGGCGATCAGTTCTATGTCATGACCCTCGACTCCCCGTGGTTCGGGCGAATGCCTGTCAGCGACATGCCCTGACGTCGCAGTGGTATTCCGCATTCTGTCCGGGCATGTTTGTCACGATTGAATTACCGGAGGTCCTCCATGTCACGCGTATCCGTTGCCTATCAAGACCACGTTGCCCATGTCACTCTGACCCGAGGCGACAAGATGAATGCGCTGGATGATGCAATGATCAAGGCGCTTTTGTCCGCCGGGCAAGAGGTCGCCGCGTCGGACGCCCGTGCCGTGGTCCTGTCCGGCGAAGGCAAAAGCTTTTGCGCCGGACTCGACATGGCAAGCTTTGCTAAGATGGCCCATATGGACCCCACGGAATGGCTGATGACCCGCAGCCATGAAGACGCCAACGAGATGCAGGAGCTGGCGCTGATCTGGCGTCGCGTACCGGTTCCGGTGATCTGCGCAATTCAGGGCGTGGCTTATGGCGGTGGCCTGCAAATCGCGCTGGGCGCGGATATCCGTATCGCGCATCCCGAAGCGAAACTGGCCGTTATGGAGATGAAATGGGGCATCATCCCCGACATGGGCGGCATGGTTCTGCTGCCTCGGCTGGTCCGGTCGGACGTACTGCGGCTGCTGACCTACACGGCCCGCCCGATCGGTGCGCCGCAGGCAGCGGAGTGGGGCCTTGTGACGCAATTGTCCGACGATCCGTTGACCGAAGCGTTGGCCATTGCCGAAAACATCGCGGGTCAAAGTCCTTCGGCCATCCGTGCTGCCAAGCGTCTGATCGAGGTCGCTGAAACTCAGCCCCGCGCAGACGTTCTGATGGCGGAATCCGCTGAGCAGGTGGAACTGATAGGCAAACCCGACCAGATGGAAGTTGTCATGGCGCAGATGCAGGGCCGCAAGCCCGTGTTCAAATGA
It encodes the following:
- a CDS encoding crotonase/enoyl-CoA hydratase family protein, with amino-acid sequence MSRVSVAYQDHVAHVTLTRGDKMNALDDAMIKALLSAGQEVAASDARAVVLSGEGKSFCAGLDMASFAKMAHMDPTEWLMTRSHEDANEMQELALIWRRVPVPVICAIQGVAYGGGLQIALGADIRIAHPEAKLAVMEMKWGIIPDMGGMVLLPRLVRSDVLRLLTYTARPIGAPQAAEWGLVTQLSDDPLTEALAIAENIAGQSPSAIRAAKRLIEVAETQPRADVLMAESAEQVELIGKPDQMEVVMAQMQGRKPVFK